A DNA window from Calliphora vicina chromosome 1, idCalVici1.1, whole genome shotgun sequence contains the following coding sequences:
- the Irk2 gene encoding G protein-activated inward rectifier potassium channel 3 isoform X1 — MISRLKLNYLNTPVSESDNKASPILEKAEPLTDPKKLIRQVTIEPEPDSLDSVLLNPQSYPITIIPNRPNTFYGLTTQNGKPFTRQQSSRSRNYRPGSMRKVRRRAVFKNGDCNVLQKNLTKRRLRFLQDMYTTLVDSQWRWTLLAFALSFILSWLLFAVLWWLIMYTHGDLEELHLPDKQEESGWEPCVSAINGFTSCFLFSIETQHTIGYGVRTTSEACPEAIFMMCFQSIYGVMSSAFMAGIVFAKMTRAKQRAQTLLFSKNAVICQRDGTLSLMFRVGDMRKSHIIGACVKAQLIRTRTTKEGEVMTQHFTDLDIGSDESGSDIFFIWPMVIEHKIDENSPLYNISATDLLQDKFEIVVILEGTVESTGQSTQARSSYINTEILWGHRFDPVVVYNKDRQAYEIDYARFNETTQVDTPLCSARDLNEIYKIQEGFTTPETTFTMRQMSLVPPSEQAS, encoded by the exons ATGATTTCACGTTTGAAgttgaattatttaaatacacCCGTCTCGGAGAGTGATAATAAAGCATCACCTATTTTGGAAAAGGCAGAGCCATTAACAGATCCAAAGAAACTAATAAGACAAGTAACCATTGAACCGGAACCAGACTCTCTAGACAGTGTGCTGCTGAATCCACAGTCATATCCCATTACCATAATACCAAATCGTCCAAATACATTTTATGGTTTAACCACACAGAATGGAAAACCTTTTACAAGGCAACAAAGTAGTAG ATCACGCAACTATCGACCTGGTAGTATGCGCAAAGTACGACGACGAGCTGTATTCAAGAATGGCGACTGCAATGTGCTACAAAAAAACCTAACCAAAAGACGTTTACGTTTTCTACAGGACATGTACACCACCCTGGTAGACTCACAATGGCGCTGGACTCTATTGGCATTTGCTCTGTCATTTATATTGTCTTGGCTGTTATTTGCTGTTTTATGGTGGCTGATCATGTATACACATGGTGATTTGGAAGAGCTGCATTTGCCAGACAAGCAGG AGGAAAGTGGTTGGGAACCCTGTGTGTCGGCCATAAACGGTTTCACTTCCTGTTTCCTGTTCTCCATTGAAACCCAGCATACCATTGGTTATGGTGTACGTACCACTTCGGAAGCATGTCCCGAAGCCATCTTCATGATGTGCTTCCAGTCCATTTATGGTGTCATGTCTTCAGCCTTTATGGCCGGTATTGTTTTTGCCAAAATGACCCGAGCCAAACAACGTGCCCAGACTTTACTGTTCTCGAAGAATGCTGTCATCTGCCAGCGTGATGGTACTCTTAGTCTTATGTTCCGTGTGGGTGATATGCGCAAGTCCCATATCATAGGTGCCTGTGTTAAAGCCCAATTGATACGCACTCGCACCACCAAGGAAGGCGAAGTGATGACTCAACATTTCACGGACTTGGATATTGGATCGGATGAGTCTGGCTCCGATATCTTCTTCATTTGGCCCATGGTCATTGAGCATAAAATCGATGAAAACTCTCCTCTCTATAATATATCAGCCACTGATTTGCTACAGgataaatttgaaattgttgtCATACTTGAGGGTACCGTAGAATCAACGGGTCAATCCACACAAGCTCGTTCCAGTTACATTAACACCGAGATTTTATGGGGCCATCGTTTCGATCCGGTTGTTGTTTACAACAAAGATCGCCAGGCTTATGAGATTGATTATGCTCGTTTCAATGAAACGACACAGGTTGATACGCCTCTATGTAGTGCCCGGGATTTGAATGAAATCTATAAGATACAAGAGGGTTTCACAACACCGG aaACCACATTTACCATGCGTCAAATGTCCCTCGTCCCTCCATCTGAACAGGCATCATAA
- the Irk2 gene encoding G protein-activated inward rectifier potassium channel 3 isoform X2 encodes MHKPLTDVQVLREADEDNYESKDEQNYLTNHMKRQYMRGISTTTSQAGGGVYYEALKGSSGSLVKGSRNYRPGSMRKVRRRAVFKNGDCNVLQKNLTKRRLRFLQDMYTTLVDSQWRWTLLAFALSFILSWLLFAVLWWLIMYTHGDLEELHLPDKQEESGWEPCVSAINGFTSCFLFSIETQHTIGYGVRTTSEACPEAIFMMCFQSIYGVMSSAFMAGIVFAKMTRAKQRAQTLLFSKNAVICQRDGTLSLMFRVGDMRKSHIIGACVKAQLIRTRTTKEGEVMTQHFTDLDIGSDESGSDIFFIWPMVIEHKIDENSPLYNISATDLLQDKFEIVVILEGTVESTGQSTQARSSYINTEILWGHRFDPVVVYNKDRQAYEIDYARFNETTQVDTPLCSARDLNEIYKIQEGFTTPETTFTMRQMSLVPPSEQAS; translated from the exons ATGCACAAACCTTTAACGGATGTTCAGGTTCTTCGCGAAGCAGATGAAGATAACTACGAATCTAAGGATGAACAGAATTATCTGACCAACCACATGAAACGCCAATATATGCGTGGAATTTCTACGACTACTTCGCAAGCTGGTGGCGGAGTGTATTATGAGGCTTTGAAGGGTTCCAGCGGTTCGTTGGTGAAAGG ATCACGCAACTATCGACCTGGTAGTATGCGCAAAGTACGACGACGAGCTGTATTCAAGAATGGCGACTGCAATGTGCTACAAAAAAACCTAACCAAAAGACGTTTACGTTTTCTACAGGACATGTACACCACCCTGGTAGACTCACAATGGCGCTGGACTCTATTGGCATTTGCTCTGTCATTTATATTGTCTTGGCTGTTATTTGCTGTTTTATGGTGGCTGATCATGTATACACATGGTGATTTGGAAGAGCTGCATTTGCCAGACAAGCAGG AGGAAAGTGGTTGGGAACCCTGTGTGTCGGCCATAAACGGTTTCACTTCCTGTTTCCTGTTCTCCATTGAAACCCAGCATACCATTGGTTATGGTGTACGTACCACTTCGGAAGCATGTCCCGAAGCCATCTTCATGATGTGCTTCCAGTCCATTTATGGTGTCATGTCTTCAGCCTTTATGGCCGGTATTGTTTTTGCCAAAATGACCCGAGCCAAACAACGTGCCCAGACTTTACTGTTCTCGAAGAATGCTGTCATCTGCCAGCGTGATGGTACTCTTAGTCTTATGTTCCGTGTGGGTGATATGCGCAAGTCCCATATCATAGGTGCCTGTGTTAAAGCCCAATTGATACGCACTCGCACCACCAAGGAAGGCGAAGTGATGACTCAACATTTCACGGACTTGGATATTGGATCGGATGAGTCTGGCTCCGATATCTTCTTCATTTGGCCCATGGTCATTGAGCATAAAATCGATGAAAACTCTCCTCTCTATAATATATCAGCCACTGATTTGCTACAGgataaatttgaaattgttgtCATACTTGAGGGTACCGTAGAATCAACGGGTCAATCCACACAAGCTCGTTCCAGTTACATTAACACCGAGATTTTATGGGGCCATCGTTTCGATCCGGTTGTTGTTTACAACAAAGATCGCCAGGCTTATGAGATTGATTATGCTCGTTTCAATGAAACGACACAGGTTGATACGCCTCTATGTAGTGCCCGGGATTTGAATGAAATCTATAAGATACAAGAGGGTTTCACAACACCGG aaACCACATTTACCATGCGTCAAATGTCCCTCGTCCCTCCATCTGAACAGGCATCATAA